One Oceanicoccus sagamiensis genomic region harbors:
- a CDS encoding DUF3604 domain-containing protein, which translates to MRFLVFTLGFVLSTVTTASTTASEKQLLWGDTHVHTTYSSDAYMNTNFTADPDTAYRYARGLPVVHPYHQARIQIETPLDFLVVADHAEMLGVIRTIHLEGVDYTGMGMAESVRAWLVEKVLAYGLASENNRALFVAALPEPMSATEAAASSGFSDNASLIPEMMPAQIDSWRKITNLADQHNNPGKFTVMIGWEWTSLPGGSNLHRVVITDGDAHSAQRYQPFSLNDSQYPEDLWAWLEKTAPIAEADFIAIPHNSNISKGFMFGETSLRGEPIDQEYAERRIKWEPLAEVTQTKGDSETHPLLSPDDPFADFETYINYIQRSWQPYEARPGDYIRSALKRGLAIEQQTGTNPYQFGVIGSTDVHTALPSAEEANFQGKFPRDSIPANKQGNDDGDERRVTGWSMSASGLTAVWAEENTRSSILAAMKRKEVYATTGPRIRLQFFAGSDLGITDLKAENSDQRGVPMGGELGALNSSPAFLVKAIKDPVGANLDRVQIIKGWIDDQGQSQEQVYDIAWSGERQLDSDGNLPAVENTVDKTTARYSNTTGAAQLATVWQDPDFNPAQSAFYYVRVLQIPTPRHSFYDAVAMGMKSAGKFPDTIQERAYSSPIWYRP; encoded by the coding sequence ATGCGATTTTTAGTTTTTACACTGGGTTTTGTTCTATCAACGGTTACTACAGCTTCTACTACAGCTTCGGAAAAACAACTGCTATGGGGCGATACCCATGTGCATACCACCTATTCATCCGATGCCTATATGAATACTAATTTTACCGCGGATCCCGATACCGCCTATCGCTATGCGCGGGGTTTACCCGTTGTCCATCCCTACCATCAAGCCAGGATACAGATTGAAACACCGCTGGATTTTCTGGTGGTCGCAGACCATGCTGAAATGCTTGGCGTTATCCGCACCATACATCTGGAGGGCGTCGATTATACCGGTATGGGGATGGCCGAATCGGTTAGGGCCTGGTTAGTAGAAAAAGTCCTGGCTTACGGTCTCGCATCGGAGAACAATCGTGCATTGTTTGTTGCGGCTTTACCTGAGCCGATGAGTGCCACCGAAGCGGCGGCCAGTAGTGGCTTTAGTGATAATGCCTCGTTGATTCCCGAGATGATGCCAGCCCAGATTGATAGCTGGCGAAAAATCACCAACCTTGCCGATCAGCACAATAACCCGGGCAAGTTTACCGTGATGATCGGTTGGGAGTGGACTTCCTTACCGGGGGGCAGCAATCTTCACCGCGTGGTTATCACCGATGGTGATGCACACAGCGCCCAGCGCTACCAACCCTTTTCCCTGAACGACAGCCAATACCCCGAAGACCTGTGGGCATGGCTGGAAAAAACGGCACCGATAGCCGAAGCCGATTTTATTGCCATCCCCCATAACTCCAATATTTCCAAAGGCTTTATGTTTGGCGAGACCAGTTTACGCGGTGAGCCGATTGATCAGGAATATGCCGAGCGCCGGATCAAGTGGGAACCCCTGGCCGAAGTCACCCAGACAAAAGGTGATTCGGAAACACACCCCTTGCTGTCACCGGATGACCCCTTTGCCGACTTCGAAACCTATATCAATTATATCCAGCGTTCTTGGCAGCCTTACGAAGCCCGGCCCGGTGACTATATACGCTCGGCGTTAAAACGGGGCTTGGCCATTGAGCAACAAACCGGTACCAACCCCTATCAGTTTGGTGTTATCGGCTCCACCGATGTACATACCGCCCTGCCATCCGCCGAGGAAGCTAATTTCCAGGGCAAATTCCCCAGGGACTCTATTCCTGCCAATAAGCAGGGCAATGACGATGGCGACGAGCGTCGTGTGACTGGCTGGAGTATGTCGGCCTCCGGATTAACGGCTGTCTGGGCAGAGGAAAATACCCGCAGCAGTATTCTGGCGGCGATGAAGCGCAAAGAGGTTTACGCCACCACCGGGCCCCGTATTCGCCTGCAGTTTTTTGCCGGCAGCGATCTCGGCATCACAGACCTCAAGGCTGAAAATAGTGACCAACGGGGCGTACCCATGGGTGGGGAATTGGGGGCATTGAACAGCTCTCCTGCCTTTCTGGTAAAGGCGATCAAAGATCCCGTCGGTGCCAATCTGGATAGGGTTCAAATCATCAAAGGCTGGATCGACGATCAAGGCCAGAGCCAGGAACAAGTTTATGATATTGCCTGGTCTGGGGAACGACAGCTCGATAGCGACGGCAACTTACCGGCGGTAGAAAATACCGTCGATAAGACCACCGCCCGCTATAGCAATACGACCGGGGCCGCACAACTGGCCACAGTATGGCAGGACCCGGATTTTAATCCGGCCCAGTCCGCTTTCTACTACGTCCGAGTGTTACAAATCCCGACACCGCGGCATTCTTTCTATGACGCGGTGGCTATGGGAATGAAAAGCGCAGGCAAGTTTCCCGATACGATTCAGGAACGGGCTTATTCTTCCCCTATTTGGTATCGGCCATAA
- a CDS encoding SDR family oxidoreductase, producing the protein MSTTLFDLTGKIALVTGASRGIGEAIAKLLAEQGAHVMVSSRKVDGCQTVADDINAAGGSAEALGCHVGSMEDISKTFDYIRSQHGKLDILVNNAAANPYFGHVLDTDLAAYEKTVDVNVRGYFFMSIEGGKLMRENGGGAIVNTASINALQPGDKQGIYSITKAAVVNMTKTFAKECAPFGIRCNALLPGFTKTKFAGALFTDDGIYQQAVNNIAMGRHAEPEEMAGTVLYLVSDASSYTTGECIVVDGGLTI; encoded by the coding sequence ATGTCGACAACACTGTTTGATTTAACCGGAAAAATTGCACTGGTCACCGGCGCCAGCCGTGGTATTGGTGAGGCCATTGCAAAACTTTTAGCCGAGCAGGGTGCTCATGTGATGGTCTCCAGCCGCAAGGTGGATGGCTGTCAGACAGTGGCTGATGATATTAACGCAGCCGGAGGCAGTGCCGAGGCGCTGGGTTGTCATGTAGGCTCGATGGAAGATATCAGCAAAACCTTTGACTATATTCGCAGCCAGCATGGCAAGCTCGATATTCTGGTCAATAATGCCGCGGCCAATCCCTACTTTGGCCATGTACTGGATACCGACCTTGCGGCCTATGAAAAAACCGTCGATGTGAATGTGCGCGGTTATTTCTTTATGTCGATTGAAGGCGGCAAACTGATGCGAGAAAACGGCGGCGGTGCGATTGTGAATACCGCATCGATCAATGCCTTACAGCCCGGCGACAAGCAGGGTATTTACTCTATTACCAAAGCCGCCGTCGTTAATATGACAAAAACCTTTGCCAAAGAATGTGCACCTTTCGGTATACGTTGCAACGCCCTGTTGCCCGGTTTTACCAAAACCAAATTTGCCGGGGCCCTGTTTACTGATGATGGTATTTACCAGCAGGCGGTGAACAATATTGCCATGGGCCGACATGCCGAACCTGAAGAAATGGCTGGCACCGTATTGTATCTGGTATCGGATGCCAGCAGTTATACCACGGGTGAGTGTATTGTGGTGGATGGTGGTTTGACCATTTAA
- a CDS encoding DsbA family protein: MLEPENNPNPSYYIDPPRLMRFMLAKRFGRLTDSRQIAKRRMVAEKKRQQEGRAHVVEYFHQVDDPYSHLMAQVLAQFAARYNIDIVPHLIRATGGRHQPELDKLAIWGRRDCGLIAPHYGLSFPEAAGVVPEPALQQAANAALTHLGSKDFIAQLADISTRLWSGDAIDSTNTHQAEVDATLDAGSARLNELGHYSGAMLYYEGEWYWGVDRLFYLEQRLRELGLAKTAERSFLVARPEIEVSDIDASGLDLHFFPSLNSPYTSIIYDRTIELSKACKINFHHKPVLPMIMRGVAATPAKGFYIYLDTKREGDYAGVPFGNSVTPVGEPVRQCYSLLPWAKSLGKDTALLSTFLRYAFAEGRGLHRKKNIRRAVAAVGLDWQEAKKHLGGDEWKPWVEQYQDEMVQGMGLWGVPSYRLCGPGGEPDLEVWGQDRLWLVAAEIRRRASL; the protein is encoded by the coding sequence ATGTTGGAACCTGAAAATAATCCGAACCCCTCCTATTATATTGATCCACCCCGCCTGATGCGTTTTATGCTGGCGAAACGGTTTGGCCGCCTTACCGATTCCAGGCAGATTGCCAAAAGAAGAATGGTGGCGGAGAAGAAACGCCAGCAAGAGGGGCGCGCGCATGTGGTGGAATATTTTCATCAGGTGGACGATCCTTACTCGCATTTGATGGCGCAGGTGCTGGCACAATTTGCGGCCCGTTATAATATTGACATTGTTCCTCATCTTATTCGCGCAACCGGTGGTCGCCATCAACCGGAGCTGGATAAATTAGCGATATGGGGACGCCGTGACTGCGGTTTGATTGCACCTCACTATGGTTTAAGTTTTCCAGAAGCTGCCGGTGTTGTCCCTGAGCCTGCGTTGCAACAGGCAGCTAACGCTGCCTTGACCCATCTGGGTAGCAAGGATTTTATTGCGCAGCTGGCAGATATCAGTACTCGCCTGTGGTCGGGTGACGCTATTGATAGCACTAATACCCATCAGGCAGAGGTTGATGCAACACTGGATGCCGGTTCGGCACGGTTAAATGAATTAGGACATTACTCTGGTGCCATGCTTTATTACGAGGGCGAGTGGTACTGGGGCGTTGACCGCTTATTTTATTTAGAGCAGCGCCTGCGTGAGTTAGGATTGGCTAAAACTGCTGAGCGATCCTTTCTGGTGGCACGGCCTGAAATTGAGGTCAGCGATATTGATGCCAGCGGACTGGATCTGCATTTTTTCCCGTCCCTGAATAGTCCCTACACCTCGATTATTTATGACAGGACTATTGAACTGAGCAAGGCTTGCAAGATTAATTTCCACCATAAGCCCGTTTTGCCGATGATTATGCGCGGCGTTGCCGCCACCCCAGCCAAGGGTTTCTACATTTATCTCGATACCAAACGTGAAGGTGATTATGCCGGCGTGCCCTTTGGCAATAGCGTAACGCCTGTTGGCGAACCGGTTAGGCAGTGCTATTCCTTATTACCCTGGGCAAAGTCCCTGGGTAAAGATACCGCATTGTTGAGCACGTTTTTGCGTTATGCCTTTGCTGAAGGCAGGGGACTGCACCGCAAAAAAAATATCCGGCGGGCGGTAGCAGCGGTCGGTCTGGATTGGCAGGAAGCGAAAAAACATCTGGGCGGTGACGAATGGAAACCCTGGGTTGAACAATACCAGGATGAAATGGTGCAGGGTATGGGGCTTTGGGGAGTACCTTCCTATCGACTCTGTGGCCCTGGCGGTGAACCGGATTTGGAAGTCTGGGGGCAGGACCGTTTGTGGTTAGTAGCGGCAGAGATTCGTCGTCGAGCCTCGCTTTAA
- a CDS encoding iron-containing alcohol dehydrogenase: protein MNSFTFTTSKCIINEPGALARIGEICRNQGISRPLIVTDPGIVSIGLLDKLEAALKAAAMPYSCFTDIVADPPESIVLAALAQANREQVDAVIGFGGGSSMDTAKLVALMARSGETLQQIYGVDQAKGQRLPLIQIPTTAGTGSEVTAVAIVTTGETTKTGVVAPQLLPDIALLDAELTVGLPPAITAATGIDAMVHAIEAYTSVHKKNSYSDMLARQALQLMASHIEQATHNGTDLKARQGMLLGACLAGQAFANAPVAAVHALAYPLGGISIFPTV from the coding sequence ATGAATAGTTTTACCTTTACCACCAGCAAATGCATTATCAATGAACCCGGAGCCCTGGCACGCATTGGTGAGATCTGCCGCAACCAGGGTATCAGCCGCCCATTGATTGTGACTGACCCGGGTATTGTCAGTATTGGCCTGCTGGACAAACTGGAAGCAGCCCTTAAAGCGGCGGCTATGCCCTACAGTTGTTTTACCGATATTGTTGCCGACCCACCAGAGTCCATTGTGTTAGCAGCATTGGCACAAGCCAACAGAGAGCAGGTCGATGCGGTGATAGGATTTGGCGGCGGTAGTTCGATGGATACCGCCAAGCTGGTTGCCCTGATGGCCCGGTCCGGTGAAACCCTGCAACAGATTTACGGTGTTGACCAGGCCAAAGGCCAGCGCCTGCCCCTGATCCAGATCCCCACCACCGCCGGTACCGGTTCAGAGGTGACCGCGGTCGCTATTGTCACCACCGGTGAAACCACCAAAACTGGCGTGGTTGCCCCACAATTACTGCCCGATATTGCGTTGCTGGATGCCGAGCTGACGGTGGGCCTGCCGCCTGCGATTACCGCCGCCACGGGCATTGATGCCATGGTGCACGCCATTGAGGCCTATACCAGTGTGCATAAAAAGAATAGCTACTCCGATATGCTGGCCCGCCAGGCCCTGCAACTGATGGCCAGTCATATTGAGCAGGCCACCCATAATGGCACTGATCTTAAAGCTCGCCAGGGGATGCTGCTAGGCGCCTGCCTTGCAGGCCAGGCATTTGCTAATGCACCGGTGGCAGCCGTTCACGCTCTGGCTTACCCGCTGGGGGGCATTTCCATATTCCCCACGGTTTAA
- a CDS encoding LysR family transcriptional regulator — MNIRKLDLNLLVVFDAVMRERSVSKAAQTLSLTQPAVSNALGRLREMLDDPLLVRTRQGMEPTTRALEISAPVQQALMELDQCLLKPASFDPASSKQSFVIAATDYVAQLLMPRLLRLLEREAPGVKVRIKNFGSENPEAALESGEFDFAMGRFFDISSRLKQKLWLEEQLCCLVRKAHPQIKQRITLKQYLALGHVWVSSNERRGMVDRWLEEQGRQRTIVSVMPNYSTAAMVVAQTDLALVLPQRFAADFCHLLPVKVLPLPMRLGAFKVDILWHPRHGSTPGHQWMLEQLSNITSQI; from the coding sequence ATGAATATAAGAAAACTCGACCTGAATTTACTGGTGGTGTTTGATGCAGTGATGCGTGAGCGCAGTGTATCCAAAGCCGCCCAGACCCTGTCCCTGACACAGCCTGCGGTAAGCAATGCCCTTGGCCGATTGCGCGAGATGCTGGATGATCCGCTACTGGTGCGTACCCGGCAGGGTATGGAGCCCACAACCCGGGCGCTGGAAATTTCTGCACCGGTACAACAGGCATTAATGGAACTGGACCAGTGTCTGCTTAAACCCGCCAGCTTTGACCCGGCCAGCAGCAAGCAGTCTTTTGTGATTGCCGCGACGGATTATGTGGCTCAGTTATTAATGCCGCGTTTACTCAGGCTGCTTGAACGTGAGGCCCCTGGGGTTAAAGTTCGCATCAAAAATTTTGGTTCGGAAAACCCTGAGGCCGCACTGGAGTCCGGTGAATTCGATTTTGCTATGGGCCGCTTTTTTGATATCAGTTCCAGGCTAAAACAAAAGCTGTGGCTGGAAGAGCAACTATGTTGTCTGGTGCGAAAAGCTCACCCACAGATCAAGCAGCGTATTACCCTGAAGCAATATCTGGCTTTGGGGCATGTGTGGGTGTCCAGTAATGAACGGCGCGGCATGGTGGATCGTTGGCTGGAAGAGCAGGGGCGTCAACGCACTATTGTCTCTGTTATGCCAAATTACAGCACCGCTGCCATGGTGGTGGCGCAAACGGATTTGGCGCTGGTATTACCCCAGCGTTTTGCCGCCGATTTTTGTCACTTGCTGCCAGTAAAGGTCTTGCCCTTACCGATGAGGCTTGGGGCATTTAAGGTTGATATCTTATGGCACCCGCGCCATGGATCAACGCCGGGACACCAGTGGATGCTGGAACAATTGTCGAATATCACGTCACAGATTTAA
- a CDS encoding DUF3604 domain-containing protein, with protein MRTLLLTLVYFSMSVSAAEEKQLLWGDTHLHTTYSSDAYTNGNLTADPNTAYRYARGLPVLHPYHQAKVKIETPLDFLVVTDHAELLGVIRTIHRDGVDYTGLGLIDSLKAWVSEMVLRYAIDSGDGRSLFSASLPEAKDAREAAGDASFSDTVSVIPEMMSTQRDTWQDITNMADQHNEPGVFSALIGWEWSPLPGGSNLHRVVITDGDAESAQRYQPFSLYDSQYPEDLWAWLEQTAPLAGADFIAIPHNSNISKGFMFDETSLRGKAIDKDYAELRMKWEPIVEITQFKGDSETHPSLSPDDEFADFEAYENYIQRDWRPYEAKPGDYVRSALKRGLTIEQRAGSNPYQFGVVGSTDAHTSLPTANERNFQGKHSPNSIPANNLNSAKKSRVSGWNYSASGLTAVWATENTRSSILAAMKRKEVYATTGPRIRLQFFAIKDVKELDLTTVSIYQQAAKQGVPMGGEIRGGDFAAQKITPSFVVQAMKDPVDANLDRIQIVKGWVDETGAAQEKVYDVVWSDERQLDDDGRLPAVKNTVDTKTAMYENSVGAAQLAAVWYDPDFNPAHPAFYYARVLQIPTPRHSLYDAVALEREKADGFPDTIQERAYSSAIWYKP; from the coding sequence ATGCGTACATTACTTTTAACCTTGGTATATTTTTCCATGTCGGTAAGTGCAGCCGAAGAAAAGCAGCTGTTATGGGGTGATACGCATCTGCATACTACCTATTCCTCCGATGCCTATACTAACGGTAACCTGACGGCTGATCCTAATACGGCCTATCGCTACGCGCGCGGTTTGCCTGTGTTGCATCCTTACCATCAAGCTAAGGTGAAAATTGAAACACCGCTGGATTTTTTGGTGGTGACCGATCATGCCGAATTACTGGGAGTCATACGTACCATTCATCGCGACGGAGTGGACTACACCGGCCTGGGCCTGATCGATTCGTTGAAGGCCTGGGTTAGCGAAATGGTTTTACGTTATGCCATTGATTCCGGTGATGGACGTTCACTGTTTTCTGCTAGTTTGCCAGAAGCAAAAGATGCAAGAGAAGCGGCGGGCGACGCCAGCTTTAGCGATACTGTGTCGGTGATACCGGAGATGATGTCGACACAACGTGATACCTGGCAAGATATCACTAATATGGCTGACCAACATAATGAGCCTGGCGTATTTTCGGCATTGATTGGTTGGGAATGGTCTCCCTTGCCCGGTGGCAGCAACTTGCACCGAGTTGTGATTACAGACGGTGATGCAGAAAGTGCACAGCGTTATCAGCCTTTTTCCCTCTATGACAGTCAATACCCAGAAGACTTATGGGCATGGCTGGAGCAAACGGCACCGTTGGCGGGTGCTGATTTTATTGCTATTCCCCACAATTCCAATATTTCCAAAGGCTTTATGTTTGATGAGACGAGTCTGAGAGGCAAAGCGATTGACAAAGATTACGCGGAGCTGCGTATGAAATGGGAACCCATTGTCGAGATAACGCAATTCAAGGGCGATTCGGAAACACATCCATCATTGTCTCCAGATGATGAGTTTGCGGATTTTGAAGCCTACGAGAATTACATTCAGCGTGACTGGCGGCCATACGAAGCTAAACCCGGCGACTATGTGCGCTCAGCATTGAAGCGAGGCCTGACGATCGAACAAAGGGCAGGCAGCAACCCTTATCAGTTTGGCGTAGTAGGTTCCACCGACGCACATACATCTTTGCCTACAGCGAATGAACGAAATTTCCAAGGCAAACATTCACCGAATTCCATCCCTGCCAATAATTTAAACAGTGCGAAAAAGAGCCGTGTAAGCGGGTGGAATTATTCTGCATCTGGGTTGACGGCTGTTTGGGCAACAGAGAATACACGCAGCAGTATTTTGGCTGCTATGAAACGTAAAGAAGTATACGCCACTACCGGCCCGCGAATTCGCTTGCAGTTTTTTGCCATTAAAGATGTCAAAGAACTAGATCTGACGACGGTAAGTATTTACCAGCAGGCGGCCAAGCAGGGTGTGCCTATGGGTGGGGAAATACGGGGAGGGGATTTTGCAGCTCAGAAAATCACCCCTTCATTTGTTGTGCAAGCCATGAAAGACCCGGTTGACGCCAATCTGGATCGCATTCAGATCGTTAAGGGATGGGTCGACGAGACAGGGGCAGCACAAGAAAAGGTTTATGATGTGGTCTGGTCAGATGAACGACAATTGGATGATGACGGCAGATTACCCGCGGTAAAAAATACAGTGGATACAAAAACCGCCATGTATGAAAACTCTGTAGGTGCAGCGCAATTGGCCGCCGTATGGTATGACCCGGATTTTAACCCGGCGCACCCCGCTTTTTATTATGCGAGAGTTTTGCAAATACCAACACCGCGCCATTCGTTGTATGACGCGGTGGCCTTGGAAAGGGAAAAGGCTGATGGCTTTCCCGATACGATTCAAGAGCGCGCCTATTCATCGGCTATTTGGTATAAGCCATAA
- a CDS encoding DUF3604 domain-containing protein, protein MIYRITVLAAAIALGSACSDQQSETQKREQADRYFRTTNTVIPASDKIIDFPPAPESASSQLASNPDRNAYFGDLHVHTTLSFDASSFGTTATPADAYRYAQGETIVHPGGFEVKLAQALDFYAVTDHAIMLGLINEAADTSTEFSRLALSQDYHNINDSLDSGLLELAKRNNIFNNFFTSVIAGLLDGTVEDKTINKVSQSAWIKTVAAANDAYKPGQFTTFAAYEYTSSDADRGNLHRNVIFRGTDRLPAVPFSRLNSINPEGLWDWMDGLRQQGIESLAIPHNSNGSNGAMFPLTDWAGNSIDLSYANQRMRNEPLVEITQIKGTSDTHPLLSKNDEWANFEILPMRIATTLPSDAPGSYVRDGWQRGLAMAEKQQANPYQFGVIGSSDTHTGAAPLEEDNYFGKIGLMDFTPESRGTVPASFLYGTMVSLGASDMIDHVDGKKYVDFQGYKYWGASGIAGVWAEQNTRESIYDALRRKETFATTGTRITLRFFAGYELGDAQLDSPELISRAYQTGISMGGQLPASGDRAPSFLTWAVADPNTARLQRVQIIKGWVENGEHQEQVYDVACSDGLAVDPQTHRCPDNGARVNLQDCSITAGVGANELKTLWQDPDFTPGQAAFYYVRVLENPVCRWSTWDAIRSGVAPRSDLPATIQERAWSSPIWYNAAAANGVMADTK, encoded by the coding sequence ATGATTTACCGCATAACAGTATTAGCCGCGGCGATTGCACTGGGCAGCGCTTGCTCCGACCAGCAGTCCGAGACGCAAAAGCGGGAACAGGCCGACAGGTACTTTCGCACCACCAATACCGTGATACCGGCCAGCGACAAGATTATCGATTTCCCGCCGGCACCGGAGTCCGCCAGTAGTCAGCTGGCCTCCAACCCGGATCGCAATGCCTACTTTGGCGACCTGCATGTGCATACCACCCTGTCCTTCGATGCGTCTTCCTTTGGTACCACCGCCACACCGGCGGATGCCTACCGCTATGCCCAGGGTGAGACCATTGTTCACCCCGGTGGTTTTGAAGTAAAGCTGGCACAAGCGCTGGATTTTTATGCGGTAACTGACCATGCCATTATGCTTGGCCTGATTAATGAGGCGGCGGACACCAGTACCGAATTCTCCCGCTTAGCCCTGTCACAGGACTACCACAATATTAATGATTCACTGGATAGCGGACTGCTGGAACTCGCCAAAAGAAACAACATTTTTAACAACTTTTTCACTAGCGTGATTGCCGGCCTGCTCGATGGCACCGTTGAAGATAAGACCATTAACAAGGTCAGCCAGTCGGCGTGGATAAAAACCGTGGCCGCCGCCAACGACGCCTATAAGCCCGGCCAGTTCACCACCTTTGCCGCCTACGAATACACCTCCTCCGACGCTGATCGGGGAAACCTGCACCGCAATGTGATTTTTCGTGGCACGGACCGTTTACCCGCGGTGCCCTTCTCCCGATTAAACAGTATCAACCCCGAAGGGCTTTGGGACTGGATGGATGGACTGCGCCAGCAGGGGATCGAAAGCCTGGCGATTCCCCATAACAGCAACGGCTCCAATGGTGCGATGTTTCCGCTGACAGACTGGGCCGGCAACAGCATCGACCTGTCCTATGCCAACCAGCGTATGCGCAACGAGCCGCTGGTGGAAATTACCCAGATTAAAGGCACCTCGGATACCCACCCGCTATTATCCAAAAACGATGAATGGGCCAATTTCGAAATTCTGCCGATGCGTATCGCCACGACATTGCCCAGTGATGCGCCGGGCAGTTATGTGCGCGATGGTTGGCAGCGCGGTCTTGCCATGGCGGAAAAGCAACAGGCCAACCCCTATCAATTTGGCGTGATCGGTTCCAGCGATACCCACACTGGCGCTGCGCCACTGGAGGAAGATAACTATTTCGGCAAAATCGGTTTGATGGACTTTACCCCGGAAAGTCGCGGTACCGTACCCGCCAGCTTTCTCTACGGCACTATGGTGTCACTGGGCGCCAGCGATATGATCGATCATGTCGACGGTAAAAAATACGTGGATTTTCAGGGCTACAAATACTGGGGCGCTTCGGGGATTGCCGGGGTATGGGCAGAGCAAAATACCCGCGAGTCGATTTATGATGCACTGCGCCGCAAGGAAACCTTTGCCACCACCGGCACCCGGATTACACTGCGATTTTTTGCCGGCTACGAGCTGGGGGATGCGCAGCTGGATAGCCCTGAGCTGATCAGCAGAGCTTACCAGACCGGGATCAGTATGGGTGGACAGCTGCCAGCCAGCGGTGACCGCGCGCCCAGCTTCCTGACCTGGGCCGTGGCCGACCCCAATACCGCCAGGTTACAGCGGGTGCAGATTATTAAAGGCTGGGTGGAAAACGGTGAGCATCAGGAACAGGTCTACGATGTGGCCTGCTCTGACGGCCTTGCAGTTGATCCGCAAACCCATCGCTGCCCGGATAACGGCGCGCGGGTCAACTTGCAGGATTGTTCAATCACCGCGGGCGTAGGTGCCAATGAACTGAAAACCTTATGGCAGGACCCGGATTTTACACCCGGACAAGCCGCTTTTTATTATGTGCGGGTACTGGAAAACCCCGTGTGTCGCTGGTCTACCTGGGATGCTATCCGCAGCGGCGTGGCGCCGCGTTCGGATTTGCCAGCCACGATTCAGGAGCGGGCCTGGTCATCACCCATCTGGTATAACGCTGCAGCGGCAAACGGCGTTATGGCCGATACCAAATAG
- a CDS encoding acyl-CoA dehydrogenase family protein: MDFEYSPKVQELVLQVRQFIDTEIIPNEETCYKQLAENRWRTPPILEQLKAKAKAQGLWNFFLPVSYGEYSGGLTNLEYAPLAEEMGRVHWASEVFNCSAPDTGNMEVLAKYGNEEQKKQWLEPLLEGTIRSAFAMTEPKVASSDATNIETSIVRDGDDYVINGHKFYISGACREECEILIVMGKSDADNPNRYLQQSMILVPTHTPGVDIVRPMTVFGYDDAPEGHAEVIFDNVRVPATNMLLGEGRGFEIAQGRLGPGRIHHCMRSVGAAQRALEMMCERANSRVAFGQPLSKNQSVREDIALSACQIEQARLLTLKAAQKMDTEGNKAAKDIIAMIKIVAPNMALDVIDRTIQIYGGAGVSQDTVLAHMFAVQRILRLADGPDQVHMMQLGRNLAKSYE; encoded by the coding sequence ATGGATTTTGAATACAGCCCAAAAGTGCAGGAGTTAGTTCTGCAGGTTCGACAGTTTATTGATACAGAGATTATCCCCAATGAGGAAACCTGCTATAAACAGCTCGCCGAAAACCGCTGGCGTACGCCGCCCATTTTGGAGCAATTAAAGGCCAAGGCGAAAGCCCAGGGGCTGTGGAATTTCTTTTTACCTGTCAGCTATGGTGAATACAGCGGCGGTTTAACCAATCTTGAGTACGCGCCGCTGGCGGAGGAAATGGGGCGGGTCCACTGGGCCTCGGAAGTCTTTAACTGTTCCGCCCCGGATACCGGCAATATGGAAGTGCTGGCCAAATACGGCAATGAAGAGCAAAAGAAACAATGGCTGGAGCCACTACTGGAGGGCACTATTCGCTCCGCCTTTGCGATGACCGAACCCAAAGTTGCCTCCAGTGATGCCACCAATATCGAAACCTCGATTGTGCGCGATGGCGACGACTATGTGATTAACGGCCATAAATTTTATATCAGCGGTGCCTGCCGCGAAGAGTGTGAAATTCTGATCGTAATGGGTAAAAGCGATGCCGATAATCCTAACCGTTACTTACAGCAATCCATGATCCTGGTACCCACCCATACGCCGGGTGTTGATATTGTCAGGCCCATGACCGTCTTTGGTTATGACGATGCGCCGGAAGGTCACGCCGAAGTGATCTTCGATAATGTGCGCGTGCCAGCCACCAATATGTTACTGGGTGAAGGTCGCGGTTTTGAAATTGCCCAGGGACGTTTAGGCCCCGGCCGCATTCACCACTGTATGCGTTCTGTGGGCGCAGCACAGCGTGCTTTAGAGATGATGTGCGAGCGGGCAAACAGCCGGGTTGCCTTTGGTCAGCCACTGAGTAAAAACCAGTCTGTCCGTGAAGATATTGCGCTTTCCGCCTGTCAGATTGAGCAGGCCCGTTTGCTGACGCTGAAGGCCGCGCAAAAAATGGATACCGAAGGCAATAAGGCCGCCAAAGATATTATCGCCATGATCAAAATCGTAGCTCCCAATATGGCCCTCGATGTGATTGACCGGACTATCCAGATTTACGGTGGTGCCGGTGTCAGTCAGGACACGGTGCTGGCGCATATGTTTGCTGTTCAACGGATACTGCGTCTGGCCGATGGCCCGGACCAGGTGCATATGATGCAGCTGGGGCGTAATTTGGCAAAAAGCTACGAATAA